The segment TACCACAAGCTAGCTTTAGTACAGGACTTTGATTTAGgcatcaaaatatacattttctcTCCACTGTTCTgtgcataataatataattgaaCATTACTTATCACAGttgtattaaataaataatggggtttagtttttttttactttaatggtTGATAAATCAGAAAAATGTTCTCATCTTAGATTGATATATAATGTTACTGCATACAAGAGCAAATTACTTTAGAACAGTGAGTGGCATTCAGGTGTTAGATTTTTCAGATAGCGCCCTTTGGTGTTTGAGGTATAACCAGTGTGATAATTTCCCATGTGACAAGATACCACGGTCTCTGTCGTCACAGAAACCACTCAGAGTGAATCTTGTGTTAGAAGTTATTGAGTACTGTCGGTGTTTTTGTTACGGTGCTCTGCACGGATCTTACACCCACCTGTCTACTCTTGCCACTGCTCTCTGGAGcatgggcgattttagaccctttttaggggggctcaagctaaaaataataatgatgaaaaacctttttttaatcaattttggTGCTTCAAATTAGAGTTgtaaacttgtctgttagtgacagaggacaaacaattacaggttaaaagggcttgaaacagttttaatatcctgtgttgctgtcgccgatgctatgcacctgtaacccagtcaaggaaagggttaacagcaCGTAGTTTTTTGGCCAATCGGAGGGGGTcgtgccagactcccgcctttggctgagtctctatctaatctgtcaaagagagagcaggagtgtggttgtgaagtttaatgttggtagtccccagagaagatgTTGGTTATTTCATggtgcagattagaacccaaattgaaacatAAGCAACtcaaattgctgaatgttagattgtgtcaaattggttaTTACTatgacttataaagtgtcaggtttagttccatcatagtgttaaaagtgtcaaaaatatGTTAGCTGATGTTGTTGTTCAGTAACTTACTCCGAGATTATCAGATGAAatatgaaattactgatttagcatgggggtttaacacttttgcatgcattatatctgtgtcacattctcatttggggctgagcccccctaaaggtctgatcctaggaCCGCCCCTGCTCTGGAGATCTGTGCGCCACTGTTGCCAAAATGCAGCGGTGTCAGCGTGCCCAGGCCAGGGACCGCTAGAAGGCCTACTCGTTGGCTTTTTGTTGGATTGGTCAGAATAACAAGTTAAGCCATTTACAGGCAGACTAGGCTAATGCAGAGGAGGGCGGGACAATGCCTTTGCTATAACTAGGAAACGCATATACATCCCGGTCGTCCCGGGTACCTACCGCTGATGAGCACCTCGGGAGGGCCAGGTCGCCCCGGGGATTGAGTTAAACATTGAGCTCACTCAGCTCTGTTTGCACTGTTGCCATTAGCATTTCAATCTACAGGCTACACATAATCCAGGGATATAGATCCTGCCATACAATTGCTAATAAATTGCTCCATAAATAGCTGGTAAACATAGTTAGTAAATATTATctctacaaaaatacaaatataacacTTACTTGTGGTTACAGGAACACACGAACACGAACACCAACTaaaactaacgttagcacaagccTGGGCGAATTGACATCTAACATAAGGGTGTGTGTGGCCTAGCAACGCATAGATATTAAACAGACATGTTATTGTGATTTTCTATCGGTTCGGGTGGGGCTGTGCCGAGTTTTGCATGCCTGCGGCCGATTTACATACACAACAGCAACAATTCATCAATGCTGAAAATTGCATCCACCTCCACGGGCGGCAATGacacagcaaataaaacattgactCTTAATGTTCAAAAATTAGACTTCAGATCATTTATCACCACTGATCAACCTGACAAACAAGAATAGCCTATAGGGGAGCGCGGGGCACAAAGTAACACTTTTTGGTTGTGGCTAAATATTTCTCAAACCATTTGAGTTTTACTGGCCATATTTTTATACAAGCAACATACATATCTCTGCTACAAATGTGCACTGGAAGATTGTTTGTAGGACCTATCGTTCTTGAACAATTCCCCCGAGAGTGGCGATAGGTGAAATGTTACAACCTGCCCCATATGCGGGGTTAGTTGTAACAGATAGAGGGTTAGTTAAATGATTCAATAGCATTGTGCTATACACCTAATAAAACTGTATAATAAACTTCTTTACTAAACTCTGCATAATATAATAGTTTAATTCATGGatctattaaaaaataataaaaataaaaaaaataaaaaataaaatgtaaaaaagaataataaaatgtatttcattctGTGGACAAAAGAAATGCAATACATAGTTGTTCACGCTGTACTTAAATACtttcaaaaatattgattttaaaacattaatgcAAATTAAAGACTGTGAGTTAGAAATGGCATATAATTATAGGTGCGGCTTAGTTGTAACAGCGCGTTACAACTAGCCCCGCTGTGACGCGTTTACTTCAGGACTGGCTAGCACTCGCTAAGCTATGGTCACATCTTTTATAATGGTACGATGTTTTAGCCAAGAGGACGGTTATCAAGGCAATATAAGATTAGATAAACTGACTTTCACATAATCTTTAGAAATTGAAAAATACTTTTATGACGCCAAAACAaaatttcttctctctctcgcaGACAGCGGAAGTAAACAGAATTCCAAATTGGCTGGAACATGTCTAATGGCAATGCCCCTACATGCCTTGAAGCACATCCAGTTCTGCAACCATCTAAAAAACCCGTGTTACATTTAACCCCGCATTACTTTGTGCCCCGCGCTCCCCCTACCTATCTATAAAAATAGCCTAGGCTACTCTGcctaaaaaatacattaataaatggAACTCATTTTGATTGGTAGCCTATAGGCTATATTTGGAACTGTATGATCAAGTATCACTGTATAGACTACAATTGTTGAAAACGCCCGAGCAACTGTACAGCAGGTAGGCCCAGTGGCTTAACAAGCCAACACCGGGCttatgcaggattatcaaggcagccccccctactacagcacgtgatgaaggtgcaatgtccacgagtaggctgccatgaataggacaggataggatcatgagatgactgacaaaatcaggagtagcctatatgcaccacaacaacaacaaaaaaacactggtgaacgcacaccataacacatgaaaaaacacacaagggcagtccctCAAGGacaatgttggtataatatgaaaatggctggtggatttaagacaaaaactaATAATTTATTTGTGTTAATTTTAGTGCCGAAATCTTTAGTTCTTTACTAGCAGTAGTTGTCAAAGCGTTTTATTTTACCAAAGAGGAGGATTGCAATGGATGGATAACTTAATTTGTGTTCATAAAATGTTAGTGCCCTCTTTTGGGATTTAGGATAAACTGCACTGTGATGTTGCTGAGTAGTACTGTAGTTCCTGTCCTAATACaactttattatttctttaattataaataaagattttaaaGGACTACAATTGTCTCCTTCATCCTTGAGCGGATGGCCATGGTGtctgtaaataaagaaaaactaaaattaaaggACTTGGAACAATAAATGTCATAATTATTAATAAGCTGAAACTGATTCAGCATACTCTGATGGCAAGGGGACACAAATCACTGTAATTTGTACTTTGGTTTTTACTCATACAATCCATTCATTGGCTCTCCCCTAAAGAGACTGCAAGGCGTTACTCAGTATTTAACACCTGGTGACAACAACTTGACCGAAAAAGCTAACAGGACAAAAACATCCATCAGGCGAGAAGAGTTTCTGACATTTAAGGACAGTTGAGGCcttataaacacaaaactgttcTCTTGTCAGTAGCAACATGAGCCTCTTCATAAACATTTTGGGTCCTCTTGTTATCACTGATAGAAGAGTGATACTAGTGTTGTGCAGTAATGTGGAACTCACTAACATTATTAGATTTGTATATAGAAATGCAATGACTTTGGACTTTGtagtgtctgtttaaaacacgtttttcaaaaatgtaaagaatAAGAATTGAATTGACACATTACAAGATGAAAAATTCATAATAGGTCTGAAAATAACACTTATAAGACTATGTATAATATACAGTAAGGTCACAGTTTAAAGGTTGGTGAATTTCTTCAGTATCCAATTGAAGTTAGCAAGAACCCAGCAGCTTTCAGTAACAGGACAAAAACATCCATCAGGTGAGAAGAGTTTCTGACATTTAATGACAGTTGAGGCCCTGTGATTACTACTTTGGTTTTTAACTCATAGACATACACTTACATTTTGTCTTTGgtgtaacaaaacaaacactagCAGGATCTTAGCTGCATAATATTTCCTTCAGAAGACAACAGCACACAAACAAGATGCCGCAGAGCTCAGGATGACATCACAAAGCCTCCTGGTTGGTTCACAAAACCAGCTTGGGCCGGGTATCCAGGAATCACCATCGCAGGAGCAGGCTGCATTTGGACATTGACTTGATTTTGCATGACGATGACGGTGGGAGTTTTTTTGCGATGTTTTAACTCACGATGCATCTGACACCAGGAGCACGTCCCGCAGCAACAGGCAGCTGCAATGTCCTTACAGAGAGAACCCTGCAGagaaccaaagaaaaaaaaagttttaaattcaacattgATTCACTTTCATGTGTGTGAAATCCAGTCTCCATCAGCTTTACATGCATCATACCTTGATAGCATATCTGTTTCGCATGGCAGCCCTTAGAGATAAGACGGCAGGAGGTGGCACACACATAGGTATCCCACAACATGCAGTAATGGCGGGGGTGCATATGTCACAACATGGGAGACAACGGCTCTCTCCAAATCTTTCTGAAACTGTGATGGCAAGGCAAGGGCAGCACCAGAAACCATAGCAACCTGAAAAACAGGGAGATACACCAACAGAGTTGTCTTGAAGACCTTTAATCCAAATATATATACCATTTTGTTAAGTTGTGATATTGATTCTTACAAGTCCCCACATCTTCAAAGCAGTCAAAGAGACCACTGCTCCACTCTATAGGGGTGTTCTGCCATCGGATGTTGGACTATAGCCACACACAGTGAACAATAACtcaaaatacagaaatacagaaatcaGAGCTCAGCAAAAAAGCGTATAAACTGGTCAAAAGATTACAGAAAGTTCATATCTTATTGTATGTCTTTTGCCACTAATTCAGTAGGCGCCCAAGTCTGGAAATGTCATTCTTGCACCAGTTTGATCTCCTTGAGATGATCTGACTAGACTTTGGAGTAACTTGTTGCAGAACTTGTTCATGAGAAAATGAGAAGCGTCTTTGAATTCAAACCTTCCGTCTTCTTGATTTCTACCAGTTACTGTTGGTACAGCCTgttcaaatattattttattattattatgattattaataattattctaATTCTGTTTATGTGCAGTCAATTAACTGTGTTTCACTCAGGGAAAATTAATTTGCTTTTAGCTATGAGACCTTCACATAAGTTGATTGACTTGTGTGTTGACAAACACATTCCCACCTACAGTAGAGCCAATGGAAAAACCAATCTCTTCCCCGTTATTTTAGAGAACCTCTGAAAAAGGTTGTGCACACCGATTtggcaaaataaaatgcaacaaaacCCTGGGGCATTGGTTATACAATTCAAACAGTTGCAAATTGATAGTTACtatgcatttttaaaataatagtGACTTTAGAATGTATGTTTGTACAGCATTTCATTAAACATTCATTTAACCGTTAGGATAAAGGTGTTGCATGTTTTACCTGCTTGAGCTGGGCACCTGCTCGCTACTCAGAAGCTgtgaaagaatgaaagaaaagatTTTGGATTAAGAGTGGCATCTTGTGGGTGATGCTGagcattaaaacaatgctgTAAAATCTGAATCTATCTATGAGAAACTTTCCCttcttgtacagtatgtgtttgatTACAAAACAGATTATACTAATTGTTCTTCCACTGCTCAGTTAAAGAAGAGACATTGATAAAACAGAATTACCtttattatgtatatttttttaatcagaagCTTTTCAGAGTTCTCGTACTTTGGCGTAGATGTGAACGTCAAAGAGCAGATGATGAGAGCAACACAAGTTATTAAAGTTTTGTTTACAGAGCACTTAAAGGTATAGTTCCTCTCCAGTGATAGCATCAATAAAGAAACAGCCCGCAAGTTGTCTTCATATCGTGTTAACACTAAGCTTGCTTTTACcacagtttattttatttatcctttctTCTGTAcgtgcatttttattttaaatgtcaatttatttgacttattactaatatatttatGATAAAAACATCTATTAAATGTGTTAGGTCGTGCTGTTGCTGTGTGACCCAGTTTCTGACATTAGTGCCCATTTAAACACAAAGCTGTTCTCCTGTCCTGCTGTAGTAGCAGCGGGACCTGTTGTTATATATGATAGATACCAATGTTACTCACTGATATTGTATTGGGGCTCTTGGTGATTAGGAAAGTTATTCACTAATATAGGGTGTCTAGTCAGGACGCAGGAGGAAAGGAATATCCTTTGAAGGGTTTAATATACACTAAAATATTTACAGATTCACAGGCATTCAGGTGTTAGATTTTTCAGACAGCGCCCTTTGGTGTTTGAGGTACAACCAGTGTGATAACTTCCCATGTGACAAGATACCACGGTCTCTGTCGTCACAGAAACCACTCAGAGTGAATCTTGTGTTAGAAGTTATTGAGTACTGTCGGTTTTTTTGTTACGGTGCTCTGCACGGATCTTACACCCACCTGTCTACTCTTGCCACTGCTCTCTGGAGcatgggcgattttagaccctttttaggggggctcaagctaaaaataataatgatgaaaaacctttttttaatcaattttggtgcttcaagttagagttgaaaacttgtctgttagtgacagaaagtgtcaggtttagtcgCATCATAGTgttaaaagtgtcaaaaatatgttagctgatgttgttgttcagtagcttACTCCGAGATTATCGGATGAAatatgaaattactgatttagcatgggggtttaacacttttgcatgcattatatctgtgtcacattctcatttggggctgagcccccctaaaggtctgatcctaggaCCGCCCCTGCTCTGGAGATCTGTGCGCCACTGTTGCCAAAATGCAGCGGTGTCAGCGTCCCCAGGCCAGGGGGTAGGGAGTAGGCCTACTCGTTGGCTTTTTGTTGGATTGGTCAGAATAACAAGTTAAGCCATTTAGAGGCAGAATAATGCAGAGGAGGGCGGGACAATGCCTTTGCTATAATTAGGAAACGCATATTCGCATCCCGGTCGTCCCGGTTACCTACCGCTGATGAGCACCTCGGGAGGGCCAGGTCGCCCCGGGGATTGAGTTAAACATGGAGCTCACTCAGCTCTGTTTGCACTGTTGCCATTAGCATTTCCTCCaacttctctccctctttgtgATCCACTGATCAGCTCCGTATGCACAGATAGGATATTTCAATTAACGATAAATGGTTTGACCCCCAGAGTCTCTCAGTCCATGGCAACGGTCTATAGCCTAGGCTACTCACCACCAGTAGAATGCCGTGATTGACTAATCATAATTGACTATATTAAACAAGCCTTGCTAGAGAACGTTATAGTTCAGCAATGTGGATCAGGTGTGGATGCTCACATCGTTTTAGTTCTATCATTCTCGGTGGACGGCCGGCCCTTTAAACTACAATGAGAATGTCAATCTACAGGCTACACATAATCCAGGGATATATATCCTGCCATACAATTGCTAATAAATTGCTCCATAAATAGTTGGTAAACATAGTTAGTATATATTATctctacaaaaatacaaatataacacTTACTTGTGGTTACAGGAACACATGAACACGAACACCAACTAAAACTTAAAGTTAGCAGCTAAAACTTAACAGCCGTTCTCCACAAGCCTGGCCATCTAAGATAAGGGTGTGTGGCCTAGCAACGCATAGATATTAAACAGACATGTTATTGTGATTTTCTATCGGTTCGGGTGGGGCTGTGCCGAGTTTTGCATGCCTGCGGCCGATTTACATTCACAACAGCAACAATTCATCCATGCCGAAAATTGCATTCGCCTCCACGGGCAGCAAGGacacagcaaataaaacattgactcttaatgttaaaaaattggACTTCAGATCATTTATCATCACTAATCAACCTGACAAACAAGAATACCTATCTATATCCTCTCTATATCTATAAAAATAGCCTAGGCTACTCtgcctaaaaaaaacattaataaatggAACTAATTTTGATTGGTGGCCTATAGGCTATATTTGGAAATGTATGATCAAGTATCACTGTATAGACTACAATTGTTGAAAAAGCCCAAGCAACTGCAGCAGGTAGGCCCAGTGGCGTAACAagccaacaacaaacaaaaaactctgGTGAACGcacaccataacacatgaaaaaacacacaagggcagtccctCAAGGACAGTGTtgatataatatgaaaatggctggtggatttaagacaaaaactaataatttattgaatgaatcaaatatgaacatatcgaTCACTGTcaatggcttgttgatcttaATGTaattacattgttagttaatttcctatcctggcctggtacacacattcatacggtttgataaagtaattattggactttaacttatcattgcacttacaaaaACAAGcttagctgtcctcaatttaggtcatcctgtacgtctcatctgtgttttttcttgcatccaccgtgtgtgtttgtgtgtgtttgtgtgcgtgcaccAGTCGCGGGGGGAagggagcagcagccccgcccgctgcagagagccggcaggattgaaacagcagcagctttcagcgactttaagtgaaaaatcgttacagcgtactttgatgtgaaaatgtatacaggttggtgGGCCCCTGATTGGTCCGGCCCGTCAGCAACCGCGTGccctgcttaccgatagttacgcCTCTGGGTAGGCCTATATGTTCTCTGATTGTCAcattgtgtttctgtctgaaCCATCTAAGCCATCACCTTTGAGGGATGTTCAGTGTTCTTGTTCTGTGTGTAGTGTGATGTGATGTTACTTCGAGTTATTGTTTTAGTGCAGTGTGTGACTCCATCAAAGTAGGTTACTGtatcttttatatttatttatgtagaaACTGTATACTTCATTTTTAGATTGCATTGTAAAAATCTACATAGTTAAGTTAAGTACATAGTTAAGATGCTAGCTGTTTATGCTCATAACCACATCTCCTTTACTTagaatatgtgtatgtatgtagcctatttgtgacgctttttatatattttgtgtctATTTTAGTGCAGAAATCTTTAGTAGTAGTTCTTTACTAGCATAAGCTGTCAAAGCGTTCTATTTTACCAAAGAGGAGGATTGCAATGGATGGATGACTTAATTTGTGTTCATAAAATGTTAGTGCCCTCTGTTGGGCTTTAGGATAAACTGCACTGTGATGTTGCTGAGTAGTACTGTAGTTCTTGTCCTAATACaactttattatttctttaattataaataaaaattttaaaGGACTACAATTGTCTCCTTCATCCTTGACCTGATGCCCATGGTGgctgtaaataaacaaaaacaaaaattaaggGATTTGGaacaataaatgtaatttatattaCAGGACACAAATCACTGTGATTACTACTTTGGTTTTCACTCATAAACATACACTTACATTTTGTCTTTGGTGTAACACTAGCAGCATCTAAGTTGCATAATATTTCCTTCAGAAGATAACAGCACACAAACAAGAAGCCACAGAGCTCAGGATGACATCACAAAGACTCCTGGTTGATTCACAAAACCAGCTTGGGCCGGGTATCCAGGAATCATCATCGCTGGAGCAGGCTGCATTTGGACATTGACTTGATTTTGCATGACGACGACAGTGGGAGTTTTTTTGCGATGTTTTAACTCACGATGCATCTGACACCAGGCACACGTCCCGCAGCAACAGGCAGCTGCAATGTCCTTACAGAGAGAACCCTGCAGAGaaccaaagaaaaagaaaatgttttaaattcaacattgATTCACTTTCATGTGTGTGAAATCCAGTCTCCATCAGCTTTACATGCATCATACCTTGATACCATATCTGTTTCGCATGGCAGCCCTTAGAGACAGGACGGCAGGAGGCACGCACAGAGGTAACCCACAATATGCAGAAATGGCGGGGGTGCATATATCACAACATGGGAGACAACGGCTCTCTCCAAATCTTTCTGAAACTGTGAGGGCAAGGCAAGGGTAGCACCAGAAACCATAGCAACCTGAAAAACACGGAGATACACCAACAGAGTTGTCTTACTAAAGAAGACCTTTAATCCAAATATATATACCATTTTGTTAAGTTGTGATATTGATTCTTACAAGTCGCCACATCTTCAAAGCAGTCAAAGAGACCACTGCTCCACTCTATCAAGGGTTGTTCTGCCATCGGATGTTGGACTATAGCCACACACAGTGAACAATAACtcaaaatacagaaatacagaaatcaGAGCTCAGCAAAAATGCGTATAAACTGGTCAAAAGATTACAGAAAGTTCATATCTTATTGTATGTCTTTTGCCACTAATTCAGTAGATGCCCAAGTCTGGAAATTTCATTCTTGCACCAGTTTGATCTCCTTCAGATGATCTGACTAGACTTTGGAGTAACTTGTTGCAGAACTTGTTCATGAGAAAATGACAAGCGTCTTTGAAATCAAACCTTCCATCTTCTTGATTTCTACCAGTTAGCGTTGGTACGGCCTGTTCAAATATTATTCTAATAGAGTGCTACTTTTCTGTGTATGTGCAGTCAATTAACTGTGTTTTCACTCAGGGAAAATTAATTTGCTATTAGCTATGAGACCTTCACATAAGTCAATCAtgttttgatttaatttgttttgacaAACACATTCCCATCTACAGTAGAGCCAATGGAAAAACCAATCTCTTCCCCGTTATTTTAGAGAACCTCTGAAAAAGGTTGTGCACACTGATTtggcaaaataaaatgcaacaaaacCCTGGGGCATTGGTTATACAATTCAGACAGTCACAAACAGATAGTTaccatacatttttaaaataatagtGACTTTAGAATGAATGTAATACACATTTAAGACCATGAACGGCACCAATAGCTTCTAAGTCATAGGAATTACATGATAAACAAAATAATGCTCCAAATTGCAGATAGAAACCAAATCACTTAGATCACATTCTACAGAAAATACAGTGTCTATagaacaataaaacacatctcTTTTTTAACAAGCTATCATTTTCATACAAATCCCTATAGTATGTTTCTAAATCAACGTTATAGTTCAGCAATATGGATCAGGTGTGGATGCTCACATCATCTTAGTTCTATCGTTCTCGGTGGATGGCCGGCCCTTTAAACTATAATGAGAATGTCAATCTACAGGCTACACATAATCCAGGGATATAGACCCTGCCACCCAATACACAATTGCTAATAAATTGGTCCCTAAATAGTTGGTAAACATAGTTAGTAAATATTATCtctacaaaaatataaatataacactTACTTGTGGTTACAGACACACAAGAACACCAACTAAAACTTCACTTAACGTTAGCAGCTTAAACTTAACAGCCGTTCTCCACAAGCCTGGGCGAATTGACATCTAAGGGTGTGTATGACCTAGCGACTTAAACAGACATGCTATTGTGATTTCCTATTTTGGGTGGGGCTGTGCCGAGTTTTGCATGTCTGCGGCCGATTTACATCCACAACAGCAACAATAGGCAGTAGCCTTCATTGTTGCTTTCATCCATGCCGAAAATGGCATCCGCCTCCACGGGCAGCAAGGACATACAGCCTAAACTGAgtcaaataaaacattgacttttaatgttcaaaaattAGACTTCAGATCGTTTTATCACCACTGATCAACCTGACAAACAAGAATAGCCCATATTGTATAAAAATAGCCtactctcacttttttcttcaGCAcctatacctttttttttttttacacgtctGAAACGTTTAGGCAAAGCACCCACATTTGTCTACTACAAATGGCAACGATTGAAATTTCTTCAACTATATCACAGACTTTGTAAGATGATGACAAATACAAGGTGGTCCTTTGTTACAACAACAAAGTTGtaacaaaatgaataaaaactaaGGGTACTCaacaacagttttattttaaatgaatggctTCAACAATAAAATATGTGTGAATATGGAGAGTGTACATA is part of the Perca flavescens isolate YP-PL-M2 chromosome 9, PFLA_1.0, whole genome shotgun sequence genome and harbors:
- the LOC114560961 gene encoding cornifelin homolog A-like, yielding MLQRAVARSNIRWQNTPIEWSSGLFDCFEDVGTCCYGFWCCPCLAITVSERFGESRCLPCCDICTPAITACCGIPMCVPPPAVLSLRAAMRNRYAIKGSLCKDIAAACCCGTCSWCQMHRELKHRKKTPTVIVMQNQVNVQMQPAPAMVIPGYPAQAGFVNQPGGFVMSS
- the LOC114560963 gene encoding cornifelin homolog A-like, which produces MAEQPLIEWSSGLFDCFEDVATCCYGFWCYPCLALTVSERFGESRCLPCCDICTPAISAYCGLPLCVPPAVLSLRAAMRNRYGIKGSLCKDIAAACCCGTCAWCQMHRELKHRKKTPTVVVMQNQVNVQMQPAPAMMIPGYPAQAGFVNQPGVFVMSS